The stretch of DNA AGCCTGCTGAATAAGCGCGTGATCGCGCTGGATATGGGCGCTCTGATCGCGGGCGCGAAATATCGCGGCGAGTTTGAAGAGCGCCTTAAAGCGGCGATCGACGAGGTAAAAAAGAACGAAAACATTATTTTGTTCATCGACGAGATTCACGCCATTATCGGCGCGGGCGCAAGCGAGGGAAGCATGGACGCGGCAAATCTGCTAAAGCCCGCTTTGGCGCGCGGCGAATTGCGTTGCATAGGCGCGACCACGCTAAAAGAGTATCGCAAATACTTTGAAAAAGACGCGGCGATGCAAAGGCGCTTTCAGCCTGTTATGACTGGCGAGCCAAGCGCGGCGGAAGCGCTCGCAATTTTGCGCGGATTAAAAGAGCGGCTAGAGGCGCACCATAACGTAACGATCGAGGACTCCGCGCTTGTGGCGGCGGCGCGGCTAAGCGATCGCTATATCGCCGATCGGTTTTTGCCCGATAAGGCGATCGATCTAATCGACGAGGCGGCAAGCGAGCTAAAACTGCAGATCGAATCGTCGCCCGCCGAGCTAGATCGCGCCAAACGCGATCAGGCTAGATTAAAGGTAGAAGCCGAAGCGCTCAAAATGGAACATAACGATAAAAACGGGGCGCGGCTTGAAGAGATCGCAAAGGAGTTGTCGAACGCCGACGAGAAAGTCCGAACTCTCAAGACGCAGTTTGAAAACGAGAAAGAGGCGTTTGGCGCGATCGCGCGGCTAAAAACAAAAGAGGAAGGGCTAAAAAGAGAGGCGGAGTTAGCCAAGCGAGAGAGCGATTTTAGCAAAGCCGCCGAATTAGAATACGGCAAAATTCCCGCGCTTAAAAAAGAGCTAGAGCGGCTAAACGAAAATTGGCGGCGTATGCAAGAGCGCGGCACGTTGCTAAAAAACAGCGTAAATGGCGAGGCGATCGCCGCGATAGTGGCTAAATGGACGAACATTCCCGTCCATAAAATGCTACAAAGCGAGCGCGAAAAGTATCTGCTAGTCGGCGAGGAGCTTTCAAAAAGCGTGAAGGGGCAGCCTAAAGCGATCGAGGCGATCAGCGCGGCGATTAAACGAAACAAGGCGGGGCTTAGCGACGAGAAACGACCGATCGGAAGTTTCTTGTTTCTGGGTCCAACGGGAGTGGGCAAAACCGAAACGGCTAAAACGTTAGCGCGGTTTTTGTTTGACAACGAGCGAGCGCTCGCGCGCTTTGATATGAGCGAATATATGGAGAAACACAACGTCAGCCGCTTGGTGGGCGCGCCGCCCGGATATGTGGGCTACGAGGAGGGCGGACAGCTAACCGAAGCGGCGCGAAGAAAGCCCTATAGCGTCATGCTCTTTGACGAGATCGAAAAGGCGCACCCCGACGTATTTAATATGCTTTTGCAGGTTTTAGACGAGGGTCGATTAACCGATAGCAAAGGCGTAACCGTAGATTTCAAAAACACGATCTTAATTCTAACCTCGAATTTGGCGAGCCGCGAGATTATGGAAACCAAAGATGAAAAAGCCAAGCAAGAGGCGATCAACTTAGCGTTACGCGCGCATTTTCGCCCCGAATTCTTAAATCGCTTAGACGAGATTGTCGTTTTTAATCCGCTTGGATTTGAAGCGGTGTTGGGGATTTTGGATAATCTGATCGAAGATTTGCAAAAGCGCCTAAGCGAGCGGCAGATCGCGCTTACATTTAGCGACGAGGCTAAAAAACTGATCGCTCAGAGCGGTTTTGATCCCGATTTTGGGGCGCGTCCATTGCGACGCGCGCTTAATCGATTGGTAGAGGATCGCCTAAGCGATCTGATCTTGCGCGGCGAGGCTAAGGAGGGTTCAAACATTAACTTCGAGACGCAAAACGGCGAAATCGTCGCGACAATCGCATAAGCCGTCTTACGGCGCCGCT from Helicobacteraceae bacterium encodes:
- a CDS encoding AAA family ATPase, producing the protein MELVEKLTNQLRDTLDSAISLALFAKNPEVAPLHLLWAQLTTSSSTINQALNKMGVDRAPIELEIKSEASRLLVASSISKEHIKISRELADALQKAEAKAQALGDSFIAVDAFFTANIDRFAPILSKYLDISEFIKTIEAMRGGKKIDAKNAEETLEALEKYGVDLTAKARENKLDPLIGRDEELSRIMQILLRRTKNNPILLGDPGVGKTAIVEGLADRIVKGDAPTSLLNKRVIALDMGALIAGAKYRGEFEERLKAAIDEVKKNENIILFIDEIHAIIGAGASEGSMDAANLLKPALARGELRCIGATTLKEYRKYFEKDAAMQRRFQPVMTGEPSAAEALAILRGLKERLEAHHNVTIEDSALVAAARLSDRYIADRFLPDKAIDLIDEAASELKLQIESSPAELDRAKRDQARLKVEAEALKMEHNDKNGARLEEIAKELSNADEKVRTLKTQFENEKEAFGAIARLKTKEEGLKREAELAKRESDFSKAAELEYGKIPALKKELERLNENWRRMQERGTLLKNSVNGEAIAAIVAKWTNIPVHKMLQSEREKYLLVGEELSKSVKGQPKAIEAISAAIKRNKAGLSDEKRPIGSFLFLGPTGVGKTETAKTLARFLFDNERALARFDMSEYMEKHNVSRLVGAPPGYVGYEEGGQLTEAARRKPYSVMLFDEIEKAHPDVFNMLLQVLDEGRLTDSKGVTVDFKNTILILTSNLASREIMETKDEKAKQEAINLALRAHFRPEFLNRLDEIVVFNPLGFEAVLGILDNLIEDLQKRLSERQIALTFSDEAKKLIAQSGFDPDFGARPLRRALNRLVEDRLSDLILRGEAKEGSNINFETQNGEIVATIA